The genomic DNA ACTCCCTGGTACTGGAAATGCTGCCAGTAATAGTAGCCGCCGTCATTCTCATGCGCCTGCTTGCCACGGAACATCGGGGTTGCCAATGTTTCCAAAGAAGGATTGATCCGGCTGCCTGCCAGCGTACGTCCTTCGACTTGCCAGGCGTACGGGATCTTCAACTGGTCCAGCAATCGGGTGTAATGGCCGATGACGGCAGGATCAGCTACTCGGAAACCGCTCCACTGGTAGGAAGGACGGAACTGATACCAGTTACCGATCCGGTTGGAAACATACCATTTGAAGAAATAATCATACGGCGTATATTGCTTGTCGATATAAATTTCGTCACCGGACGAAAGATAGATCAGCTCTGCCTCCTTGTCGATCACCTGGCGGATTTGCGCCTGTTCCGTACGGCTACCGTCGTCAAACACCAGCGGGATGGCGTGACCAGCCTCGCCTGTACGCATTTCCACGACATGTAGGCCGGGGGTTTCAAACAGGCACTCCTGCTCAGCGGGAGTGGCAGCACCGTTTGCCTTCACTTTGAGACTGACATTCGGCCTGTTCGTTTCTACCAATATACCGAAAGAGGCGTTTTTGGCAACATATTCAGGAACGGAAACGACTTCAAAATCGCGTGCGGTCTCTTCGATGATCTCCAGACCGCGCAGTTCATACGGATAAGCAGCGCGATGCGGCTCTTTCCGGAGCGTCAGCTTCATCTCTCCACTGCCATGCAAGGAAGACGGAAGCGGGATATAGAAGTCCGCCACATTAGAAGCGCGGTCGAAGATGTTTCCTTCGAAAAGCGTCTCCCCGTTAAATTCGAGCTTCCACATCGGCCAGCTGCGGGTTGAGAGGTTACAGCCGATCCAGTAGTTGTAGTTGTCCGGTTTTTGGGCAAACTTGGTGAACGGTATGGAGCAAACCGCTTTCTTGTTTTGTATCAGGCGCGGAGCTTCCACCCAACATTCGCCGTTGAAATGCGTCCCGCCGATACGCAGGAAAGCACAAGCCACATTTTCCGGCAATGTGAATGTCTCAGACACCGTCTGATATTTTCCCGTACCTTCCGGGACCGGCATGTAAAGCACGGAATCCGGCTTGTCATAGATATCGTCAGCCGCCCGTCCCGGTTTCCGGTAGAACAATTCGATCTCGACTCCGAAATCACCATTCCCGGAAACAGTCAAACCCTGTTTCTTCACGACCGGCAGCGTTACCGTCAGTTCACCCGGTTTCAGCAACTTACCGGAAATGCGGTAATAGGCATGGCGCTCGAAATTATCGTCTTCGCCTTTGAAATAAAGCGAATAACAGTCCTTTTTACGGATCACCGAATCCAAGTTGTCGTCAATATAAAACTCGGACCGGCGGAACATTTCTTCACCTCTGTTCTGGAAAGGAGCAGGCATCTTCACCCCTCCGATCACACGCAAAAATTTTCGCGTCGGGATTCCGGACTGTCCGAACGTAACGGTTTCGGAGATACTCTGATCGGGTTGGAGCAGATGTGTTTTTTCACTTCCTGCGGGAGTAAAGACGACCGTTCTTGTCTCTTTCCAGGAAGATGCAGCGTATGCCTGAAGTACGGCAAAGACGATCAGGCATAGGGAGATACATGTTTTTTTCATATAAACTTAATACAAATGTTTTTCGTTCAAATCACTTTCCAAATGTACGATTTATTTCCGTATTATTATTACTCGCAGTTTTTATGTACTTTTGTAGATATAATTATAAGCACTTAAGACTGCAAAGATGATAGTTGTAAGAGACACGGAGACATTGAAAGGGAAAAGGCAGGTAGCCACTATCGGCTTTTTCGATGGAGTTCATCTGGGACATCGTTTTCTGATTCACGAACTGAAGCAGGTGGCCGAAGCCGCTGGATTGCCTTCCGCCGTCATCACGTTTCCCGAACATCCCCGTGCTGTCCTGCATGCCGACTATCAGCCGAAGTTGCTCAATTCGTTCGAAGAGAAATTGAAACATTTGGCTTCCACCGGGATCGACTATTGTATCGTGCTGGACTTCACCCTCGAACTATCCCGCCTGACGGCAAAAGAGTTTATCACTACCGTATTGGCAGACCGGTTGCATGTGGACACGTTGCTGATCGGCTACGACCACCGTTTCGGGCATAACCGCGAGGATGGCTTCGAGCAGTATGTAACCTATGGCGAAACTTGCGGCATCCGGGTTATCAAGGCTTCGCAATACAGCGAAGGAGAGGCGGCCGTCAGTTCTTCCGAAATACGGAAACTCCTTGCGGAATGCCGGGTGGAGGAGGCGGCTCATCTGCTGACTTATCCTTACGGGCTGAGGGGAAGTATCGTCAGCGGTTATAAGGTCGGCCGGAAATTAGGTTTCCCGACCGCCAATATCCAAGTGGACGAGCCTTTCAAGATCATTCCGGGCATCGGCGTATATGCCGTTCGGGTATATCTGAACGGACAGCGTTACAAGGGAATGCTGTACATCGGTAACCGCCCGACCCTGGACAACGGGGACAACATCACGCTGGAAGTAAACATCCTCAACTTCTCAGGCGACATCTACAATAACGAAATAACAGTCACGTTCATACAACACGTACGAGGCGACATCAAATTCGACACCCTCGACCAGCTGATCGACCAACTGAAAAAAGACAGGGAGACGGTGGATAGAATATTAACGGAATAAAACATAATCATGTACTACGACGCAATAGACCTATTAAAAGGGATGATTTCACGTCCTTCTTTCAGCAGGGAGGAGGGAGAAACGGCTGATTTTCTCAAGCAGAGCTGGGAAAAAGCAGGGTATAAGGTGAACCGCAAAGGGAATAATCTGTGGCTGATCGCTCCCGGTTTTGATCTGGACAAACCAACTCTGCTGCTCAACTCCCATATCGACACTGTCAAGCCGGCTTCGGGCTGGACGAAAGATCCGTTCAATCCGGAGGAGACGGAAGACGAGCGTCTGTACGGCCTTGGCAGCAATGATGCCGGCGCGAGCGTAGTCTCTCTTTATGAAGCATTCAGGGTGTTATCAGGGAAGGAACAACCCTACAACCTGATCTTCCTAGCTTCATGCGAAGAAGAAGTTTCCGGCAAGAACGGGCTGGAAAGCGCTCTTGCC from Parabacteroides merdae ATCC 43184 includes the following:
- the ribF gene encoding riboflavin biosynthesis protein RibF, with the translated sequence MIVVRDTETLKGKRQVATIGFFDGVHLGHRFLIHELKQVAEAAGLPSAVITFPEHPRAVLHADYQPKLLNSFEEKLKHLASTGIDYCIVLDFTLELSRLTAKEFITTVLADRLHVDTLLIGYDHRFGHNREDGFEQYVTYGETCGIRVIKASQYSEGEAAVSSSEIRKLLAECRVEEAAHLLTYPYGLRGSIVSGYKVGRKLGFPTANIQVDEPFKIIPGIGVYAVRVYLNGQRYKGMLYIGNRPTLDNGDNITLEVNILNFSGDIYNNEITVTFIQHVRGDIKFDTLDQLIDQLKKDRETVDRILTE